Within Thermoplasmata archaeon, the genomic segment TCGAGGTTGTCCGTCCCGTCCATCGCGATATCCGAGGCCCTGACGAGCGCTTCCGCATTGGCGGGAGAGAAGTCCTCGGCCAGACCCTCGACATCCACTCCGCTGTTGATGGCCCTCAGGCGCTCCGCCGCTAGTAGGGCCTTGGGCGCGCCGACGTCCCCCTCCTCGTACAGGAGCTGGCGGTGGAGGTTGCTCTCCTCGACCACATCCCTGTCAATCACCGTGATTTTCCCCACGCCCGCCCGGACCAAAAGCTGCGCCACCGTGCCGCCAGTTCCGCCGGCGCCCACAACCAGAACACTCGATGCCCCCAGCCTTTTCTGGCCCTCCGCACCGAGTTGCGGCAGAATCTCCTGGCGTGAGTAGCGGGCCCCGCTCATTTTTTTTCCTTTCTTAAGCATCCTTCGGGATAATGTACTTTAGCACTTCCCTCAGGTCCTTCTTATATATTACCACATCCGCCCTCCCCGCCACCCACCGGTCGGCTGGGTTGAAGGCGATTCTCAGCCCGACCTCGTCGAACATCGGGCCATCAAGGGAGCTGTCCCCGACGGCGGCGCACTCGGCCCTCTCCAGTCCCAGGTCCTTTAGAATTCTCCTGACCACGGAGCCCTTGTCACGTAGCGGCACCACCACCACACCCTCGCCCGTGAGAAATCCCTCGTGGTCCGTCTCCAAGGAGTTGGAGAGATTCATATCCACGCCGCATTCTCTAGCGACCCTTCCGGTCAGCGTCTCTATACCCGCGCTGACTATAGCCGTCCTGACGCCGCTCTTCTTCAGCCTCTGTACCGCCTCCTTAGCTCCCGGTATCAGGGGTACCCCATCGAGAATTTTCCTAATTCGCGAGATATGAACCCTGCCCTCCCTCTCCAGCCAAAGTCTAACGTCCCTCTTTATGAACTCGGCATCGTCTATCTCACCGTTCAGGTAGGCGACGAGGGAAGAGGTGTTGTCCGTACCGAACGCCCTGTGCACGAATTCCCAAGAACTGTCCGTGTCCGCGAGAACCCCATCACAGTCGAAGATTACCAGCTTGATTCCTGAGACCATCCCGCGCCTCCTACTTCTTCTCCTGGGCTTTTGAAGCGGAGACTATGCGGGGCTTGTGCAGAACCGATTTCTCCTTGATAATAGCAGGGGGTCTGTAGGGGTTTTTTGCGAAGTGCTTCGCTGCCCTCACGCAGCTGTCCGAGATGTAGGCGTTGTCGCAATTGGGATTGGAGAGCAGCGTCTCGAGGGCCTGGATGAATAGGAGTAGGTTGGCTCCGAAGCTCCACTCGTCCAGGAGTTTGGTGCAGACGAAGCCGCCGTCCTCCGGCGTCATTATATTCGGGTGGAATATGTCCGTCTCCCAGATGATTATCGGTTTCTTGTAGGGGTATTCGTCCGTCACCTTCATCGTGAATCTGTGGGTGGAGGACGTGGTGACCCGCCCGTTCCTCCAGACGGGCCCCGGAACGCCGCGCATCGTGACCCGAATCGTCACGGGAAAGCTGCTGAAGGTCTCGTCCGAGACATCAAAAGTATAGCGCGGCAGCTCCTCCCTGCACATCTTGAGCTCCGTGCGAAGCCTTTTCTGCAGGATGTCCGGGGGAAGCCTGGGCATCAGCCCACCCCCGCGCCTATCCACCCTCGGGGTCGGGGATGAGCTCGAGAACGTCGCCCTCCC encodes:
- a CDS encoding HAD-IB family phosphatase; the protein is MVSGIKLVIFDCDGVLADTDSSWEFVHRAFGTDNTSSLVAYLNGEIDDAEFIKRDVRLWLEREGRVHISRIRKILDGVPLIPGAKEAVQRLKKSGVRTAIVSAGIETLTGRVARECGVDMNLSNSLETDHEGFLTGEGVVVVPLRDKGSVVRRILKDLGLERAECAAVGDSSLDGPMFDEVGLRIAFNPADRWVAGRADVVIYKKDLREVLKYIIPKDA
- a CDS encoding ubiquitin-conjugating enzyme E2 gives rise to the protein MPRLPPDILQKRLRTELKMCREELPRYTFDVSDETFSSFPVTIRVTMRGVPGPVWRNGRVTTSSTHRFTMKVTDEYPYKKPIIIWETDIFHPNIMTPEDGGFVCTKLLDEWSFGANLLLFIQALETLLSNPNCDNAYISDSCVRAAKHFAKNPYRPPAIIKEKSVLHKPRIVSASKAQEKK